Part of the Chitinispirillales bacterium ANBcel5 genome is shown below.
AAGCTGTTCTGCGGAAACAGTACCAACAAGATTTTGTATTAAGGATAGATCTTTCATAAGCTTTGAGATGAAAAATTAATATGACAGTCATACATCTGGTCTAACCGAGCATGTATCTTACGCATCACTTTTCTCCAGGTTTCTTTTGTGCCCCAATCTCCTTTACACTCACTTTGGGGTGAATATATCTGCCCTCTTTTATTTCATATCTGTTTCTAATAAGTATTGCCTGAACAGGGCAACTGTTAAAACAGGCAAAACAGAGATAGCAGGGCTTATCTTTTCGCCATACAGGGCAATTTCCACCCATATCCACTTTACCTGATGGACAAACCTTTCTACACATAGCACAGGAAGTGCATGTTGAGTCTGCAAAGTATGGTATGGTTGTTTTCATTGCTTTTGCTGAAGGCAGTATCATCGATGTCATTCTTTTGAGAATAGTTCTCAAAATTGATCTTTCATCAAACCATCTGCTTTTATTTTTTATGCAATTACTAACCTCGTCCAGTTTTTGCTGAAGCGGTAGTTCCAGCTTTTTTACTTGCGAATTGGTGATCGCTTCAGGCCATCGCTCAACCATTTTTTTATAACCTGGCAGATACTTTGGAGCGACTCCACAAGGAGTGTTCTTTACCATAGTAGCAATAAAAAACGCATTAAGCTTCTTTCCTCTTCTCTTTAGCATCTTCGCAAGCATCACATCTGCGTAATGAAATGTTCCACCTCTGGTAGCAAAGGCAAAAAGGTAGTTTGCAGGTGTACTATCGAACCTCTCGATAAATTCCACCATGGGAGCCGGGAGCCCCATGAGATAGATTGGAAACACAAACCCGACGGTTTCAGCAGTTGCCTTTAAGCTATCATTGTTTAAAGAACCAATTACAGGTACAAGCGTCGCGTCGGGAATTCTTTTCTGGAGCTCCCTGGCAACATGAAGTGAGTTTCCTGTGCCAGTAAAGTAAAAGATTTGGGTTGCCATAGTTATTTTGCTTTTTTTTCCGGCAAAAGAGTATACTGTGCCTGATAATAGGCATCCAAAGCGTTTGTGGATATTAAAGTAGTATTATTCAACGGTTAAAACCAGATACTTGTACCAGGACCATGTATTAAGTATGTGTAAAAGAGACGTCACCTTCCCTTTTTCTTTTTTCCTGCTCTACTCGGTTTTAAGTACGTGATATTTTCACTCTTAACGATCCAATACTCTGGAAAGAGATGCTTTTTTTACGGTTCCAGTAGTAGTGCCAGGTGCATTCCCACTGAAACCGGGGATTTATAATTATTGATAGATGAACCCAAAGGAATTGCTATAAATGGGCTTAATGCCACTGTTCTGAACCGATAATCTATACCAGCGTATGCACCATAAGAGTATTCCCCGATAAGATCATCATCTGCGTTTGGGTATTTTTGCGATCTTAATTGAAAACCTACAAATGGTGAAAGGTTATTTAGTATCTCATACCGAAACACTAGGCTATTTCTCATTGAAATTGCCCGGAAGTTTATTTGTGAAGTTGGTTTCGTGAAATCTGATACCTCTTCTGTCTCTCTCCACACTCTATCCCCAAATAACCGATAAGCCAGGATTTCTGGCTTAAGTGCCAATCCAAACCGATCGAACTGGTTTGCTATTTTTATATATATCGACCCTCTATGATATCATTATGGACACTTCTGTTCTTCTCAGGAGAAGGAGTACCTCCGATCACTCCAGTTGAAACATCAATGCTGAACCCTACCGAGAGTATATCGGTAAAAGAATATGCCCCCTCACCACTAATCATCACTCGTGATTCGTAGAGGTAATACTCTGCGGAAGTCATTACTGTTACATCCGGACTATAGAAAGTAGATTTAGCAATTACACTTGTATCAGAATAATACATGACCCCTGGTTCATCGATTGAATAGGAGGCATTTATTGCACCCGAAAAGCTACCCCTTTTCATCTGTCTTCCAGGCTCAATTCTGTTCATTTGAGGCATTCTTCTGATGTAAGAAGTATGATGCCGTTCAATGTGTTTACTTGTACACCCAAGAGATAAAAACACAACTATCAATATGAGTAGGAATTTCATCTTACTTATTTCAGGCATTTTGTGTTTCAAAAAGGCTCCATTGTAGGGGTGATACTAAACATAACGGCGGTTAATAGTGCATTTTACTACAATATAAGATAACTATTGCCCGCTTATTTAAGATAGATATTTACTCACTGCTGCCCAACCAGGTCCTAATCAGTTTAAACGCCCCATTCCTTTCATATAATATCGTGTACAAATTAAGCGAGCTCTTAAACTATCTACAGCAGACTCCGGCTCTATTTGAAGCGGATTAAAAATTTACGTCCAAAGGTTTCGATAAATGGTTTAGTCGCTGAGTAAAATAGCTTATTTGACTTATACTCAGTTTTATCCTAAATTGGTGGCTGCTTTCTCCTTTGCCACAGGGGAAAATGCTGTTGCTGCTGAGCTTTCAGTAAAACACATAAAAGCTCCCCTCCTTGGAATGACTGTGCACAGTAAGGCTACCTTAACGGGCATTGATGGGCGTAAGGTCAAATTTAGGTTGCAGCCTGGGATGAGACAGGCAAAATTGGAAAAGAAACACATACTCGCTATAGTATAGATGTGGAGCGGTTTATGGCGATATTGAAGAGGTAGTCGCTACTCAAGTGAGCAGAAAATGATTGCTGGGGAGCTAACGCTCTTGGATCAAATCGGGAGAAGATGTGCTGGCCCGCTCTATCACTAATCCGTGCAGTCTTATCACGTTGCCTGAAAATAGAGTGCTGTGAGGATCCAAGAGGTGGTTTATCATACTCTGTACCTCTCCTCTGGTGTTGAATTCATAGGAGCTTACCTGCAATTCAAGGCTTCTGAATGTATTATCAAAACCGATAAGTGCCGGTCTTTTCTCTAAAGGTGTGCCGGAAAAATTCCAGTGCTCCATCACCATGCAGGCGACTAGATCATTTGCGCAAACCCATGCACTGATCTGATTGTTACTTGCTGCCTGCCGGAAAAATTCTTTGCAGCCGTCAAATATAAGGTTGTCTCTGAGCAGACAATTCAGCTCATACTTTAAACGGGGGAAACGAGTTCCGATAAACGGTTCCAATTTGTGTCTTATCTTTTCCCCGCAGAACTCATGTTCAAAATTACCCTCTTTTGTAGCCTCTTCAAGATACTTATAATCATCACAGTATTTATCTGATACAAACGGGTAAACTCTATGTGTGGGTCCAAAAGCCAGGGCTGCTTTTTTGAGGCCCTGAAGTCTGTTTTGGGACCAGACTCCGCTGTGAAACGGAGATATATAGGCTATTTCACGATGTCCTTTTTCAAAGAGGTAGTTACCTACATCTTCACCCGGAAGTTTTGAGTAGCTAGAGTCAAAAAATGTGAGCCGCTTGTAAAAACTTGAATAGGCTTTTGATTTTTGTAAAACTTTTTGATCTTCTATCCAAATAGAGACCGGGATTTGTGTGCCGATAAGCATTGAAAGGCATGCTGCTGAATCGCCCATGTGATATGAAGAAAGGATAATTCCGCAAACATTTCTGCTTTTGAGATAGGTTTCAAGCGTATGCCCCCGGGGCAAATAAAAACGAGGTTTATCAAGATAGTCGTTATAGCCAACTATCTCTATATCTATTCCGTTTTGCACTGCGATCTCGGAAAGCAGCCGATGAAAT
Proteins encoded:
- a CDS encoding EFR1 family ferrodoxin (N-terminal region resembles flavodoxins. C-terminal ferrodoxin region binds two 4Fe-4S clusters.), giving the protein MATQIFYFTGTGNSLHVARELQKRIPDATLVPVIGSLNNDSLKATAETVGFVFPIYLMGLPAPMVEFIERFDSTPANYLFAFATRGGTFHYADVMLAKMLKRRGKKLNAFFIATMVKNTPCGVAPKYLPGYKKMVERWPEAITNSQVKKLELPLQQKLDEVSNCIKNKSRWFDERSILRTILKRMTSMILPSAKAMKTTIPYFADSTCTSCAMCRKVCPSGKVDMGGNCPVWRKDKPCYLCFACFNSCPVQAILIRNRYEIKEGRYIHPKVSVKEIGAQKKPGEK
- a CDS encoding GntR family transcriptional regulator; translated protein: MKKKQSPATDKCISFIRELLSNSSEGRLPSVRELAQQCGVSVVTTLRATEYLRGEGLIEGKWGKGNFVSGLNKEVHFIPDPPKASAASKYHRTLDRLKKDLLKGTFRSNQPLPSQKQLATIYNVSYPTIRKVLSELVRERTLKQNGSRYYVFINNRNSKHRIALIGLSLDGNGIKIETERERKFHRLLSEIAVQNGIDIEIVGYNDYLDKPRFYLPRGHTLETYLKSRNVCGIILSSYHMGDSAACLSMLIGTQIPVSIWIEDQKVLQKSKAYSSFYKRLTFFDSSYSKLPGEDVGNYLFEKGHREIAYISPFHSGVWSQNRLQGLKKAALAFGPTHRVYPFVSDKYCDDYKYLEEATKEGNFEHEFCGEKIRHKLEPFIGTRFPRLKYELNCLLRDNLIFDGCKEFFRQAASNNQISAWVCANDLVACMVMEHWNFSGTPLEKRPALIGFDNTFRSLELQVSSYEFNTRGEVQSMINHLLDPHSTLFSGNVIRLHGLVIERASTSSPDLIQER